The following coding sequences are from one Corticium candelabrum chromosome 20, ooCorCand1.1, whole genome shotgun sequence window:
- the LOC134195733 gene encoding MFS-type transporter SLC18B1-like, translating to MDELSRNESIQTVDRTSRSPTPSVPRRRLRCFAYAAVLLVCGYLNYACTYLSTTFYPQEAKARKGSRADTLVGVMIGGNQLSAVIAALVVGAHMNRLGVKFILLAAPFLVGGCTVIFGFLEDVDSWTPFICLSIAIYFVMGFGQTAFTTAANTVVVTMFPSHVAVVWAVVEFALGLGFITSAPLGGWLYDTKGFFFPFVVIGGALLLFIPLLLVFRSDTHFISRQVVTGNRMSMWALLKMIPVLVVCVNQLLSLAPLASFQTSLALYLGNTYGWRATQIGLLFLILGGTYVGSSIAVGALIDATNPRVMMIIGLLMEGCGLLYIAPSFLFTSLSPEPWLVYMAMALIGFGLSLITTSAPPDIIATAVSRGYKKDMSLNGVVAGVIGAATFLSGALFSPIAGALTASYGFRHTTTYFAFGIFLQFVVTIIISVIEKGTFLKIYRQPVTNEI from the coding sequence ATGGATGAATTGTCTCGGAATGAAAGCATTCAGACTGTCGATAGAACTAGCAGAAGTCCTACGCCGTCAGTGCCCCGCCGACGTCTCCGTTGTTTTGCCTATGCAGCAGTGCTACTGGTATGCGGCTATCTCAACTACGCCTGCACCTACTTGTCTACTACTTTCTACCCTCAGGAGGCCAAAGCTAGGAAAGGATCAAGAGCTGACACTCTTGTTGGTGTTATGATAGGCGGCAATCAACTGTCTGCTGTCATTGCCGCCTTGGTTGTTGGAGCGCACATGAACAGGCTGGGTGTGAAGTTCATACTTTTGGCTGCGCCGTTTCTCGTTGGAGGTTGTACTGTGATTTTTGGCTTCCTTGAGGATGTGGACTCGTGGACGCCATTTATTTGCCTCAGTATTGCTATCTATTTTGTGATGGGATTTGGACAGACGGCATTTACGACAGCTGCTAATACTGTAGTTGTTACTATGTTTCCTTCTCATGTGGCTGTTGTCTGGGCTGTGGTGGAATTTGCTCTCGGACTTGGGTTTATTACCAGTGCACCACTTGGGGGATGGTTGTATGACACAAAGGGGTTTTTCTTTCCTTTTGTTGTCATAGGAGGAGCGTTGCTGCTATTCATTCCATTGTTGCTCGTCTTCCGATCAGATACTCACTTCATTTCCAGACAAGTTGTTACTGGCAATCGAATGTCCATGTGGGCGCTGCTAAAGATGATACCTGTGCTGGTAGTTTGTGTGAATCAATTGCTCTCATTGGCACCTCTGGCAAGTTTTCAGACTTCTTTGGCTTTGTATCTCGGCAACACGTATGGCTGGCGTGCAACTCAAATTGGATTGCTGTTTCTCATATTAGGAGGAACTTATGTTGGATCTTCAATTGCTGTTGGTGCTCTAATTGATGCCACTAATCCACGAGTTATGATGATCATAGGATTACTGATGGAAGGATGTGGATTGTTGTATATTGCGCCGTCTTTTCTGTTTACATCTCTCTCTCCTGAGCCCTGGCTTGTGTATATGGCTATGGCACTGATTGGATTTGGATTGTCGCTGATTACGACGTCGGCACCCCCAGACATAATTGCCACTGCTGTCTCGAGAGGATACAAAAAAGATATGTCATTGAATGGCGTAGTAGCAGGTGTGATAGGTGCAGCAACTTTTTTATCAGGAGCCCTGTTTTCACCAATAGCTGGAGCTCTGACTGCTTCCTATGGCTTTCGCCACACCACAACTTACTTTGCTTTCGGCATTTTCCTGCAATTTGTTGTGACCATTATAATCAGTGTAATTGAGAAAGGAACCTTTTTGAAAATTTATAGGCAACCAGTTACTAATGAAATTTGA
- the LOC134195824 gene encoding MFS-type transporter SLC18B1-like — MNEQESIQIEKSSESITSSQPRLRRFVFATVLVVCAYFTYICISLSSPFYPQVAAKKKGSTADTEVGVVVGSIQLSAVIGSMIVGAYMNKIGVRFLLTAGPFLLGGCTVIFGFVGNIDTWASFIGLSIAINFVMGFGQVAFTTTASTVLVDMFSSRIATIWAVVALSLSLGYITGTPLGGFLYDSEGFFFPFVIIGSVLLLFVPLLLIFDAEGTDIIFRQTDSNSQATMWSLVKMMPVLVVCVSQFLSFAPSALFQTSLPVFLSNTFGWSASQIGMTFFILGGAYLVSAIAVGVLADTTKPRPVMIIGLLVEGCSMLLIGPSFVFPFLSPRPWFVYLAMGLNGVGMAMVTVPSAADMIDTAVARDYEKNISLFAVVSGLINAATFSSGALCSPISGALTAAFGFRQSTSYFAFIIFLHFIVTIVTTVVERRWS, encoded by the coding sequence ATGAATGAGCAAGAAAGCATCCAGATTGAGAAAAGCAGCGAAAGTATTACGAGCTCACAACCACGCTTACGTCGGTTTGTCTTTGCGACCGTGTTGGTAGTGTGCGCCTATTTCACCTATATCTGCATCTCTTTGTCGTCTCCCTTCTATCCACAAGTGGCCGCCAAAAAGAAAGGGTCAACAGCGGACACGGAGGTTGGTGTAGTGGTGGGCAGCATTCAGCTGTCTGCTGTGATTGGATCAATGATTGTTGGAGCGTACATGAACAAGATTGGAGTTCGATTTCTTCTCACAGCCGGGCCTTTCCTCCTTGGAGGATGTACCGTCATTTTTGGCTTCGTCGGTAACATAGACACGTGGGCGTCATTTATTGGACTCAGTATAGCTATCAACTTTGTTATGGGATTTGGACAAGTTGCATTTACTACAACTGCAAGTACAGTGCTTGTCGATATGTTTTCTTCTCGTATAGCTACTATTTGGGCTGTCGTGGCTTTATCTCTTTCTCTTGGTTATATTACTGGTACACCACTTGGGGGATTTTTGTATGACAGTGAGGGTTTCTTCTTTCCCTTTGTTATCATTGGAAGTGTGTTGCTGCTATTTGTCCCATTGCTGTTAATCTTTGATGCAGAAGGCACCGACATAATATTCAGACAAACTGACTCTAACAGCCAAGCAACCATGTGGTCACTGGTAAAGATGATGCCTGTACTCGTAGTTTGTGTGAGCCAGTTTTTGTCATTTGCACCTTCAGCACTCTTTCAAACTTCTCTTCCAGTGTTTCTTTCCAATACATTTGGTTGGAGTGCATCTCAAATTGGCATGACATTTTTTATATTGGGAGGAGCCTATCTTGTATCAGCAATCGCTGTTGGCGTACTAGCAGATACCACTAAACCACGACCTGTAATGATTATAGGATTACTAGTGGAAGGTTGTTCAATGTTACTGATTGGTCCATCGTTTGTGTTTCCATTTCTCTCTCCCAGACCTTGGTTTGTGTATTTAGCAATGGGACTGAATGGAGTCGGAATGGCTATGGTTACAGTACCTTCAGCTGCAGACATGATTGATACTGCTGTTGCAAGAGACTATGAAAAGAATATTTCATTGTTTGCAGTCGTATCGGGTCTAATAAATGCAGCAACATTTTCTTCAGGAGCTTTGTGTTCACCAATTTCTGGTGCACTGACGGCTGCCTTTGGCTTTCGTCAGTCTACTTCTTACTTTGCTTTTATCATTTTTCTTCACTTTATTGTAACCATAGTGACTACTGTAGTTGAAAGGAGATGGTCTTGA